A segment of the Moorena sp. SIOASIH genome:
TTGCCGAAATCATGGTTTCACGAATAATACGAGTCAGTTTGCTTACAGTTTCTGGAAGCAAAAAACCGGTTGGTTCCTCAATCATCAGTCCAAAGGGACGCTGATTACTAGGCAGATTTCCCAAGGATTCAATCAGATGTAGAGCTCTGGTCAAACCCTCTGTATCGGTTTCAAAATTTGCGAAATCTCTTAAATTTACAAGAATGCGTGGAGGGAGTTTTTGTTCACCACGTGGGATCAAATTTTTATTAGCCCACTCCACTTGGTTTAAAATGAACTGGTTGAGATCGAACTGCTCATAATTGATGGCAGGACTACATAAATCTATTTCGATAATAGCATTACTCATCTTATGATCGTTGACCATTTCCAACAATCCATCTGCTGGCTCATCAATGGGAACTCCATATTTATCTAAAGCGCTGTAAGCTTCGCTAAATCCCCACATATTATCTAAGGATCCCCCCAACTCAATCCAATGTTTTGGAATTTGGTCATCAACGTTTCTGTTAGCTCCATAAGTACCAAGAATCACTTCATTTAGTTCAGCTTCAGCAATAGCCTTTAAGATGTTGATTTTATCTTCAAGGACATGACCACGAGCAGTTCCCACAGTGGTTTCACGAACAGAATTATCTAGAACAAAGATTTCAAGATCCTGTAGGATTTTAAGTTCCTCATCTGCCTCGTTGCTAGCCCTGTCGATTATCGCTTTAAATTTGTTCATTTTTATAAGATCCTCTAAATTTTTTGGTCTTCGGTACTTACTGTGCTAAACTATCTATTTATAACAGTAAGTACCGAAGACCCAACGTTCCGAGATTTTTTAACTGCCACCCCGTTTCCACAAACTGACTAAGGTGATAACATACTGGAACTTACGAGCGTGTTCCCTGATCAGGAAGGGCATATCCTGTGTTTCGAGCAATTCAAAATCTCGGTTTAGCTCTGCTTGTAATGTAGCAAAGGAAGCCTCGCCATCATGCCCGCCCAGCCAAGCATCCCGTGGCGTGAAACGCTCATCCCAGGTGAACGGTGTTGCTAGTACCAGTAGTCCACCTGACCTTACTAGCCCGCGTGCGCCGCACAACCGACTGAGAAATGCTCTAGGACTCGGTAGACGACAAATAAGATTAGCCGCTAACACCACATCGAACCCAACGAGTTCAGGGGGCAACGCACAGGCATCCGCACGGCGGAAGGTCACCCGACTGGGTTCCAGGTTTTCTGGCAAGCAAACTTCAGCTTCGCTGGTGTTTTCCCCTTCATCGCGGCGACGATAAACAAGTCTGCCTTCGCGACGTAGCGTCTGTGCAGCTTCAATAAAAGTAACACTGAGGTCAATCCCTAACACTGACTCGAATCCCCTGGCCAGCTCGAAGGTTGAGCCGCCAACGGAGCAGCCAACATCCAAAGCCCGATCCTTTTTGATTCCCAGGTGTTCGGCTCTCTCCAAGGTTAGTATGGCAATGCTTTGAGGAAATCCCACCGCATCCTTCGGCCCGAAGTTGTAGGGCATTGCTTCATCAGCCGACCCATAATGCAGCATCAGGTTTTCTGCTAGAATTTTCTCACCTTCATAGGCTTTAACCCCACTGCTTTGGCTACTAATCAGTACCGCATCGCAGGTTGCGTCGCCATCATCAGATCGAACTAGCCTGAATCCTGCGTGCTGGAAGAAGTGAGGCCGGAAGTGAAACCTTGCCCACCGGGTCGCTTCATCACCAGTACTTATGAAAGACCCGCCGAGAATCATCTTATGTTCACCGTCGAAACAAGGGGTACTAAAGTCATCATAGAGCCGGTGGACCCGGAACCCTTCCAAGGGATTGAAGTCATCCTCACACCAATGCCAGACATTGCCGAAGACATCGTAAAATCCAGCTTCGTTAGGCAGTAGAGCATTCACTGGGGTTTGAGATCCCCAAGTTAGATTCAAATTAACTGGCTCGTTGCCCCCGCCCAAGCAATGATGTTCGGCTTCCGTTAAGAGTCTGTAAGGGATGGGGCTGTTATCCTGCTCAGTCTTCCAGGCACAGTAGGCTTTCGCTTCATACCAGTTGACAGCAACCGGCCAAGACCAAGGTAGATCCACCACCTCAAACAGCGTCCGCAGTCGATACTGGTGCAGTCCTGCTGGCCCATCAGCCACCCAGAAGGTCGGCCATTTAGTATTGCGATTTTGCTTCCAGGCCCAGCCCTCTTCTGTCCAGTATTTGGGTTCCTGGTATCCGGCAGCGACAACAAACTCGTAGAATTCACCATTGGTGACTAAGTATCGACTGGCTTGAAAACTCCGAACCTTTACCTGCCGTAAACCATACTCGTTGTCCCAACCAAAGCAGGGTTCTTCCCAAGGCTTACCCAAGGTCACGGTCTTGCTGGAAACGGCGATTAACTCGTTCTCAACGGTCTGACTCTCTGCAAATGCTGAAGGATGCAGCTTTGGCCATACTTCTGGCCGACGCAAAACCGACAGTGGCAACTCTCGTAGCAAGACACTGGAAGTTTCGATGTGGATGCGTTCGTGTTCAAATCCTAGGAATAGTGCCCATGCGGGATTGTCCATAGTGATGGGTGGATGGCCGTCTTCCAGGGCGGGCAGGGTTTCAATCAATGCTCGGACAATCTTGTAGGTACTCCGTCTGTACTCCACTACTTCACGGACTGACGGCCAATCCATTTCAGTCTTGGACATATCGTCCCAGGACATCTCGTCAACGCCAGTTTCAAACAATTGCTCGAAGTATGGATCAATCGACTCATGGATGAGTCCAGCTAGCCGAAGCTTGTTGATGTAGAGTACCGCAGGATGGCATAGATAGAAGATTAGAGGATGACGAAGTTGGTGGTAGGGTGGGTCGAAGAATGCCCGTTCTCCCTGTAGTGCTGACAACAAAACCTCAGTCATTAACCAGCCATTATCGAAGTAGTCCAGAATCTCGCGGCGCGTGCAGGTGGCTAGATTTGGGATCGGCATGGCATGTAGGACTTCTGTAGGTCGCAGCCCAGTCCACCACCAATCTGGACGCGGCCCAATCAGGGGATCTGCAGCATCTTTCTCCCCGTTCAGGTTAGGGGACAAGAGTGTAGTTAGATCTAGATTTGGATTACGTGTTAAAGCAGTCTCCACCTTGCTGTGTTCCAATAAAAATGATAGTTGAGTAGATTAGACCTCTCCAGCAATTAAGTAGGTGGGCATAAATAAACCTTAAAACTCAGAATCCGAGAATGAAGCTGGAAGCCTGTATTCAAGTTGTTTTCATCATTTTGAATATCAATCGCTATTTTAGGGATCATTAAATCCACCTACTTAGATTTTCACGTAGAAAGGTTAACAGGGGAAACGCATCTTGTCAATAAACCGGGGATAGTTCCAGCAAGTCTGAGTATGAAATATCAACTAGTGTTGGGAGGGAGTTCTAACTCCAATCCCTGGACCATGAAAGTGAGCAGATGTTCCCAACTATCGAAATACATATAACCGGTCCATGAGAATTGCTGGGATAGTTCTCAATAAACCCTGGCTTATTGTCCTTGTTGACAAGGCATTTTTCACATATAGTGCTTATTTAATAAAAAAAAATATATAGGACTCATAAAATTAGATGCGTTTACCCTGGATAGGTTTAATGTTGTTCGCCCTTGGCGATTCGGTTTAGGGTAGGTTGAATGTTGACGGTTGCATCATAATCTAATCCATAATCCCTAATCTATAATCCCTAATGACTGTCTATCTAGGCATCGATTTCGGAACCTCTGGCGCACGGGCAGTAGTGATAGACTCTGTTGGTACTATCTTTGCCGAGACTCAATATCCGTTTCCACTCCAAGCCATCACCATCGATACAGCAACACAGTGGCAGAAGGTATTATTTTCCCTGATTGAGCAAATTCCCCAGTCAATCAAGGGTGACATTAATGCGATCGCAATTAATGGCACTTCCGCAACAGTTTTGTTATGCGATCGCATGGGTCAACCTGTAGATGCACCCATCCTTTACAACGATCCACGAGGAGTAGTTGTGATGGAACAACTTAGAACCATTGCTCCTCCCAACCATGTTGTTTTAAGTGCTACCTCCAGCCTTGCCAAACTTCTCTGGTGGTATGACTGTACAGATCTGATCAGCAACATCTGTGCTGAAACTAATCCCCTATACTTTCTCCATCAAGCGGACTGGTTAGCCTTTCTATTGCATGGCAAATTAGGCATTAGTGACTATCACAATGCCTTAAAGCTCGGTTATAATCCTGGAAACTTGTGCTATCCT
Coding sequences within it:
- the ovoA gene encoding 5-histidylcysteine sulfoxide synthase, with amino-acid sequence METALTRNPNLDLTTLLSPNLNGEKDAADPLIGPRPDWWWTGLRPTEVLHAMPIPNLATCTRREILDYFDNGWLMTEVLLSALQGERAFFDPPYHQLRHPLIFYLCHPAVLYINKLRLAGLIHESIDPYFEQLFETGVDEMSWDDMSKTEMDWPSVREVVEYRRSTYKIVRALIETLPALEDGHPPITMDNPAWALFLGFEHERIHIETSSVLLRELPLSVLRRPEVWPKLHPSAFAESQTVENELIAVSSKTVTLGKPWEEPCFGWDNEYGLRQVKVRSFQASRYLVTNGEFYEFVVAAGYQEPKYWTEEGWAWKQNRNTKWPTFWVADGPAGLHQYRLRTLFEVVDLPWSWPVAVNWYEAKAYCAWKTEQDNSPIPYRLLTEAEHHCLGGGNEPVNLNLTWGSQTPVNALLPNEAGFYDVFGNVWHWCEDDFNPLEGFRVHRLYDDFSTPCFDGEHKMILGGSFISTGDEATRWARFHFRPHFFQHAGFRLVRSDDGDATCDAVLISSQSSGVKAYEGEKILAENLMLHYGSADEAMPYNFGPKDAVGFPQSIAILTLERAEHLGIKKDRALDVGCSVGGSTFELARGFESVLGIDLSVTFIEAAQTLRREGRLVYRRRDEGENTSEAEVCLPENLEPSRVTFRRADACALPPELVGFDVVLAANLICRLPSPRAFLSRLCGARGLVRSGGLLVLATPFTWDERFTPRDAWLGGHDGEASFATLQAELNRDFELLETQDMPFLIREHARKFQYVITLVSLWKRGGS